The Channa argus isolate prfri chromosome 14, Channa argus male v1.0, whole genome shotgun sequence genome includes a window with the following:
- the vwa5b2 gene encoding von Willebrand factor A domain-containing protein 5B2 isoform X2 — MKREREKGAVFVTRKSSAVASQRKLRVALTVEGCRDWTQRQVIRYCTKQHRGCWYPENMVGLRNRSTWEPLLLKASCIKSCANGCSLGITAHLTYANADTESVEGVFVYPLAEKEVVVGFEAVIAGRLLGVQIQSRGKLKDCCLDCCTGSGLDCHCGNGREWGCCGSSSHDMQCTNDEDLERTTFIVGTGVIGPMDIVTIIISTTLELPTLENGAIRIVYPTLLTPIVTGQMTLSRSENGGKSEETGATSCFGATSGKQDRVLDSGQQCAHTIFTNPAANLAPYELNFQLLVRGACLLAGLESPTHALRADADPSAQSASATYITLAQEHPYDRHIEVILHLSEPHSPLVILERGRLSFSQYEQQISSRRDFIRCTHKDSEPERKLEFLRKRYHKDILSSPVLMLNFCPDLLSEPLELHKVTRELLFLVDRSGSMSGTNIQRVKEAMAVALKSLPSRTLLNIVGFGTTIKPLFTSSKLCTDVTLMQAYEYVQRMRADMRGTNLFGALSWLYQQPMQRSYPRQIFIVTDGSISSVAKVLELVRRNTCSGRCFGLGLGPRACRRLLQGVAKLTGGTTEFLDDEERLQAKLIKSLKKAFEPVLTDVRIDWYLPENMEALLSPSEIPPLYSGNHLIGYCTLYDMTYFKAKKAESQGQGYKGVHRGSTCSVSNDEFSPPPASELMPVVTCIDGTDLEEALREISREISSEFSCARDTDPGTSPGIDLDWSSDVRRRIQDASYIQEQYVLTRCSLSSERSLQTKSHSKTHTSSNSDSAGGAFLPDPNSSGSVLDTGSLPQGLEKMPPPEQRSSLSRWADTAWQQNLSADTPDKPTKKSGHLDGGEESRKRQKALARSTMAARSFSSPQGELEMHRLRRALERVSFDQTLGGRLDESDCETKPQSRRTLSRRSLTDSNGLLFPASPMDWDSFTDPEYLFTAVPPDDPPPGQCRSIIHGLLCGRPVSWEVIVDLGHLWNPEGQETSGAEHYGGGGEEVRGREPWAEIIHQLTARSVIRDFEKMAEKESDNGHGSAKRYRMKAIQTSKHCNIICMYTAFTTTDSNPNKGLQDSMDAENTEMHLEYRQSSGSRRQTAYSVGLGRQRASRDSEEIEDNWNITDRDDTPASPCSLTSWDSSVGGGAYSATSPATTAASCSRSQRSIESKSMESFFGTRFPLGRLRSSISSGKQVPLKSHCLSAETEKQPEAEAPDYLPLVHLQLASGAFLLTEIYSDCVQITLDRLKRASPYSLHRRSLSPPFRCTSPSAPSLSTSAKPVGAPSHHVTFSPSSCSLIKPIVPPFHHTPDDTPLMLEPRLRRRHLSDRDPVSSPPDLPSSEEGSLELPIGLSHSHGQGDSGRGSETDVWEGSSAEPADLQESCLLAQEDLEGSSWATAVALAWLEHRCAGYFMEWELVAAKADFWLRCQELPEGMDLAGLKGAARQLFLLLRHWDENIKLNMLCYNPNNM, encoded by the exons atgaagagagagagagagaagggagcaGTATTTGTTACCAGAAAAAGTTCTGCAGTTGCATCACAGAGAAAGCTGCGAGTAGCTTTAACGGTGGAGGGATGCAGAGACTGGACACAGAGGCAGGTTATCAGATACTGCACTAAACAGCACA GGGGTTGTTGGTACCCTGAAAACATGGTGGGGCTGAGAAACCGCTCCACATGGGAACCTCTGCTTCTCAAGGCCTCCTGCATCAAGTCCTGTGCCAATGGCTGCTCCTTGGGCATCACTGCACACCTTACCTATGCCAATGCTGACACAGAATCTGTGGAAG GGGTTTTTGTTTACCCTTTGGCGGAAAAGGAGGTTGTAGTTGGCTTTGAGGCTGTGATTGCAGGCCGCTTGTTGGGGGTCCAGATTCAGAGCAGAGGGAAGCTGAAGGACTGCTGTTTGGACTGCTGCACTGGCTCTGGTCTTGACTGTCACTGTGGGAATGGCAGGGAGTGGGGCTGCTGTGGGAGCTCCAGCCACGACATGCAATGCACCAATG ATGAAGACCTTGAAAGAACCACCTTCATCGTGGGTACAGGGGTCATTGGCCCAATGGATATAGTGACCATTATCATAAGCACCACATTAGAACTCCCCACTTTAGAAAATGGAGCAATCCGTATTGTCTACCCCACACTGCTTACCCCGATCGTTACAGGCCAGATGACTCTGAGCAGGAGTGAAAATGGGGGAAAATCTGAAGAAACTGG AGCAACCAGCTGTTTTGGTGCCACCTCAGGAAAACAAGACCGAGTCCTAGACTCTGGGCAGCAGTGTGCCCACACCATCTTCACCAATCCAGCTGCCAACCTGGCACCCTATGAACTCAATTTCCAGCTGCTGGTCAGAGGGGCCTGCCTGCTGGCCG GATTGGAGAGCCCCACTCACGCTCTGAGAGCAGATGCAGACCCCAGTGCCCAAAGTGCCTCTGCCACCTACATCACCTTGGCACAGGAGCATCCATATGACAGACACATAGAGGTTATTCTGCACCTCAGCG AACCTCACAGCCCATTGGTCATTTTAGAAAGAGGCAGACTCTCTTTCAGCCAATATGAACAGCAAATCAGTTCCCGTCGCGATTTCATTCgctgcacacacaaagattCAGAACCGGAGAGAAAG CTAGAGTTTCTGAGGAAGCGATACCACAAGGACATCCTGAGCAGCCCTGTCTTGATGCTCAACTTCTGTCCTGACTTGCTGAGTGAACCTCTAGAGCTGCACAAGGTCACCAGAGAACTGCTGTTCCTTGTAGATCGGAGTGGCAGCATGAGCGGCACCAATATCCAGCGTGTAAAG GAAGCCATGGCTGTGGCACTGAAGAGTCTCCCCTCTCGCACCCTGCTGAACATTGTGGGCTTTGGCACTACCATCAAGCCTCTATTCACCTCCAGCAAGCTCTGCACTGAT GTTACTCTAATGCAGGCATATGAGTATGTCCAGAGGATGAGAGCTGACATGCGAGGCACCAATCTGTTCGGGGCATTGTCCTGGTTGTACCAGCAACCCATGCAGCGCTCATATCCTCGCCAGATCTTTATCGTAACAGATGGATCCATCAGCAGTGTAGCCAAAGTTCTGGAGCTGGTGCGCAGAAACACATGTTCTGGCAG ATGCTTTGGACTGGGCCTGGGTCCTCGAGCCTGCAGGAGACTCCTGCAGGGCGTTGCCAAACTGACGGGAGGTACTACAGAGTTCTTGGACGATGAAGAAAGACTCCAGGCCAAG TTAATAAAGTCTCTGAAAAAGGCATTCGAACCTGTGCTGACCGATGTGCGAATAGACTGGTACCTGCCAGAAAACATGGAGGCTCTCCTTTCACCCAGTGAAATCCCTCCGCTCTACTCTGGGAATCACCTCATTGGATATTGCACTCTGTACGATATGACGTATTTTAAAGCCAAAAAGGCAGAG tctcAGGGACAGGGCTATAAAGGTGTACATCGTGGCTCCACATGTTCTGTTTCAAATGATGAGTTTTCACCTCCTCCAGCATCTGAGTTAATGCCTGTGGTGACATGTATAGATGGCACTGACTTGGAGGAGGCACTAAGAGAGATCTCCAGAGAAATTTCCTCTGAGTTCTCCTGTGCCAGAGACACAGATCCTGGCACCAGCCCAG GCATTGACTTGGACTGGTCCAGTGATGTGAGGAGGAGAATTCAAGATGCCTCTTACATCCAGGAGCAGTATGTTCTCACTCGCTGCTCCCTTAGCAGCGAGCGGAGCCTGCAGACAAAGTCgcactcaaaaacacacacatcatccaACTCAGACTCTGCGGGTGGGGCTTTTCTGCCAGACCCTAACTCATCTGGTTCAGTGCTGGATACAGGGTCTCTACCTCAAGGCCTCGAGAAGATGCCCCCACCAGAACAGAGGTCATCCTTGTCTCGCTGGGCCGACACTGCATGGCAGCAAAACCTCTCAGCTGACACACctgacaaaccaacaaaaaaa AGTGGGCATCTGGATGGAGGTGAGGAGTCTCGTAAAAGGCAAAAAGCACTTGCACGTTCAACCATGGCAGCACGGAGCTTCTCATCTCCCCAGGGTGAGCTGGAGATGCATCGTCTGAGGAGAGCTCTGGAGAGGGTCTCCTTTGATCAGACGCTGGGAGGAAGGTTAGACGAAAGCGACTGTGAGACGAAGCCCCAGTCAAGACGCACCTTGTCGCGTAGAAGCCTCACTGACTCCA ATGGACTCTTGTTCCCCGCCTCTCCCATGGACTGGGATAGCTTCACAGATCCAGAGTACCTCTTCACTGCTGTTCCCCCAGATGATCCACCTCCAGGTCAGTGTCGCTCCATCATTCATGGTCTGCTGTGTGGCAGGCCTGTTTCCTGGGAGGTCATTGTGGACCTCGGGCATCTGTGGAATCCTGAGGGGCAGGAGACATCGGGGGCTGAGCAttatggaggaggaggggaggaagtTAGAGGAAGGGAACCATGGGCTGAGATCATACACCAGTTGACTGCTCGCTCAGTTATAAGGGACTTTgagaaaatggcagaaaaggAGAGTGACAATGGGCACG GTTCAGCTAAGCGATACCGCATGAAGGCTATTCAGACCAGTAAGCACTGTAACATCATCTGCATGTACACAGCCTTCACTACCACTGATAGCAACCCCAACAAAGGATTGCAGGACAGCATGGATGCCGAAAACACAG aaatgCATTTGGAGTACAGGCAGAGTTCAGGTAGTCGCAGGCAGACGGCTTACTCTGTTGGTTTGGGCAGACAACGCGCCAGCAGAGACAGTGAAGAGATTGAGGACAACTGGAACATTACAG ACAGAGATGACACTCCTGCCTCACCCTGTAGCCTTACATCCTGGGATTCTA GTGTAGGGGGTGGTGCCTACTCTGCTACTTCCCCAGCAACAACGGCTGCCTCTTGCTCTCGTTCACAGCGATCCATAGAAAGCAAGTCAATGGAGAGCTTTTTTGGCACCAG GTTCCCATTGGGCAGGCTCAGGTCTTCTATTTCATCAGGGAAGCAGGTTCCTCTCAAGTCCCACTGTTTGTCTGCAGAGACTGAGAAACAACCTGAAGCTGAAGCTCCCGACTACCTGCCACTG GTGCATCTGCAGCTGGCATCAGGTGCTTTTCTTCTGACAGAGATTTACTCAGACTGTGTCCAGATCACTCTGGACCGCCTAAAGAGGGCTTCCCCCTACAGCCTTCATCGCCGCAGTCTCAGTCCACCTTTTCGTTGCACATCTCCAAGTGCTCCATCTTTATCCACCTCTGCCAAGCCCGTGGGTGCTCCCAGTCATCATGTGACCTTTTCTCCTTCGTCCTGCTCCCTCATCAAACCAATTGTACCTCCTTTCCACCACACTCCAGATGATACTCCCCTCATGCTAGAACCAAGGCTTCGCCGAAGACACCTGTCTGACCGGGACCCTGTCAGCTCTCCCCCTGATCTCCCCAGTTCAGAGGAGGGCTCCCTGGAGCTACCTATTGGCCTTTCTCACAGCCACGGCCAAGGAGATAGTGGACGTGGATCAGAGACAGATGTATGGGAAGGCTCTTCAGCTGAGCCAGCTGACCTCCAAGAGAGCTGCCTGCTGGCTCAAGAGGACCTGGAGGGTTCAAGCTGGGCCACAGCTGTGGCTCTAGCTTGGCTTGAGCACCGCTGTGCAGGCTATTTTATGGAGTGGGAGTTGGTAGCAGCGAAAGCAGATTTTTGGCTGCGATGTCAGGAGCTACCTGAGGGAATGGACCTGGCAGGGCTGAAAGGAGCTGCCAGACAGCTGTTCCTGCTCCTTCGCCACTGGGACGAGAACATTAAACTAAACATGCTGTGTTATAACCCCAATAATATGTAA
- the vwa5b2 gene encoding von Willebrand factor A domain-containing protein 5B1 isoform X5 — MKREREKGAVFVTRKSSAVASQRKLRVALTVEGCRDWTQRQVIRYCTKQHRGCWYPENMVGLRNRSTWEPLLLKASCIKSCANGCSLGITAHLTYANADTESVEGVFVYPLAEKEVVVGFEAVIAGRLLGVQIQSRGKLKDCCLDCCTGSGLDCHCGNGREWGCCGSSSHDMQCTNGHLILDEDLERTTFIVGTGVIGPMDIVTIIISTTLELPTLENGAIRIVYPTLLTPIVTGQMTLSRSENGGKSEETGATSCFGATSGKQDRVLDSGQQCAHTIFTNPAANLAPYELNFQLLVRGACLLAGLESPTHALRADADPSAQSASATYITLAQEHPYDRHIEVILHLSEPHSPLVILERGRLSFSQYEQQISSRRDFIRCTHKDSEPERKLEFLRKRYHKDILSSPVLMLNFCPDLLSEPLELHKVTRELLFLVDRSGSMSGTNIQRVKEAMAVALKSLPSRTLLNIVGFGTTIKPLFTSSKLCTDVTLMQAYEYVQRMRADMRGTNLFGALSWLYQQPMQRSYPRQIFIVTDGSISSVAKVLELVRRNTCSGRCFGLGLGPRACRRLLQGVAKLTGGTTEFLDDEERLQAKLIKSLKKAFEPVLTDVRIDWYLPENMEALLSPSEIPPLYSGNHLIGYCTLYDMTYFKAKKAESQGQGYKGVHRGSTCSVSNDEFSPPPASELMPVVTCIDGTDLEEALREISREISSEFSCARDTDPGTSPGIDLDWSSDVRRRIQDASYIQEQYVLTRCSLSSERSLQTKSHSKTHTSSNSDSAGGAFLPDPNSSGSVLDTGSLPQGLEKMPPPEQRSSLSRWADTAWQQNLSADTPDKPTKKSGHLDGGEESRKRQKALARSTMAARSFSSPQGELEMHRLRRALERVSFDQTLGGRLDESDCETKPQSRRTLSRRSLTDSNGLLFPASPMDWDSFTDPEYLFTAVPPDDPPPGSAKRYRMKAIQTSKHCNIICMYTAFTTTDSNPNKGLQDSMDAENTEMHLEYRQSSGSRRQTAYSVGLGRQRASRDSEEIEDNWNITDRDDTPASPCSLTSWDSSVGGGAYSATSPATTAASCSRSQRSIESKSMESFFGTRFPLGRLRSSISSGKQVPLKSHCLSAETEKQPEAEAPDYLPLVHLQLASGAFLLTEIYSDCVQITLDRLKRASPYSLHRRSLSPPFRCTSPSAPSLSTSAKPVGAPSHHVTFSPSSCSLIKPIVPPFHHTPDDTPLMLEPRLRRRHLSDRDPVSSPPDLPSSEEGSLELPIGLSHSHGQGDSGRGSETDVWEGSSAEPADLQESCLLAQEDLEGSSWATAVALAWLEHRCAGYFMEWELVAAKADFWLRCQELPEGMDLAGLKGAARQLFLLLRHWDENIKLNMLCYNPNNM, encoded by the exons atgaagagagagagagagaagggagcaGTATTTGTTACCAGAAAAAGTTCTGCAGTTGCATCACAGAGAAAGCTGCGAGTAGCTTTAACGGTGGAGGGATGCAGAGACTGGACACAGAGGCAGGTTATCAGATACTGCACTAAACAGCACA GGGGTTGTTGGTACCCTGAAAACATGGTGGGGCTGAGAAACCGCTCCACATGGGAACCTCTGCTTCTCAAGGCCTCCTGCATCAAGTCCTGTGCCAATGGCTGCTCCTTGGGCATCACTGCACACCTTACCTATGCCAATGCTGACACAGAATCTGTGGAAG GGGTTTTTGTTTACCCTTTGGCGGAAAAGGAGGTTGTAGTTGGCTTTGAGGCTGTGATTGCAGGCCGCTTGTTGGGGGTCCAGATTCAGAGCAGAGGGAAGCTGAAGGACTGCTGTTTGGACTGCTGCACTGGCTCTGGTCTTGACTGTCACTGTGGGAATGGCAGGGAGTGGGGCTGCTGTGGGAGCTCCAGCCACGACATGCAATGCACCAATG GGCATCTCATTCTAGATGAAGACCTTGAAAGAACCACCTTCATCGTGGGTACAGGGGTCATTGGCCCAATGGATATAGTGACCATTATCATAAGCACCACATTAGAACTCCCCACTTTAGAAAATGGAGCAATCCGTATTGTCTACCCCACACTGCTTACCCCGATCGTTACAGGCCAGATGACTCTGAGCAGGAGTGAAAATGGGGGAAAATCTGAAGAAACTGG AGCAACCAGCTGTTTTGGTGCCACCTCAGGAAAACAAGACCGAGTCCTAGACTCTGGGCAGCAGTGTGCCCACACCATCTTCACCAATCCAGCTGCCAACCTGGCACCCTATGAACTCAATTTCCAGCTGCTGGTCAGAGGGGCCTGCCTGCTGGCCG GATTGGAGAGCCCCACTCACGCTCTGAGAGCAGATGCAGACCCCAGTGCCCAAAGTGCCTCTGCCACCTACATCACCTTGGCACAGGAGCATCCATATGACAGACACATAGAGGTTATTCTGCACCTCAGCG AACCTCACAGCCCATTGGTCATTTTAGAAAGAGGCAGACTCTCTTTCAGCCAATATGAACAGCAAATCAGTTCCCGTCGCGATTTCATTCgctgcacacacaaagattCAGAACCGGAGAGAAAG CTAGAGTTTCTGAGGAAGCGATACCACAAGGACATCCTGAGCAGCCCTGTCTTGATGCTCAACTTCTGTCCTGACTTGCTGAGTGAACCTCTAGAGCTGCACAAGGTCACCAGAGAACTGCTGTTCCTTGTAGATCGGAGTGGCAGCATGAGCGGCACCAATATCCAGCGTGTAAAG GAAGCCATGGCTGTGGCACTGAAGAGTCTCCCCTCTCGCACCCTGCTGAACATTGTGGGCTTTGGCACTACCATCAAGCCTCTATTCACCTCCAGCAAGCTCTGCACTGAT GTTACTCTAATGCAGGCATATGAGTATGTCCAGAGGATGAGAGCTGACATGCGAGGCACCAATCTGTTCGGGGCATTGTCCTGGTTGTACCAGCAACCCATGCAGCGCTCATATCCTCGCCAGATCTTTATCGTAACAGATGGATCCATCAGCAGTGTAGCCAAAGTTCTGGAGCTGGTGCGCAGAAACACATGTTCTGGCAG ATGCTTTGGACTGGGCCTGGGTCCTCGAGCCTGCAGGAGACTCCTGCAGGGCGTTGCCAAACTGACGGGAGGTACTACAGAGTTCTTGGACGATGAAGAAAGACTCCAGGCCAAG TTAATAAAGTCTCTGAAAAAGGCATTCGAACCTGTGCTGACCGATGTGCGAATAGACTGGTACCTGCCAGAAAACATGGAGGCTCTCCTTTCACCCAGTGAAATCCCTCCGCTCTACTCTGGGAATCACCTCATTGGATATTGCACTCTGTACGATATGACGTATTTTAAAGCCAAAAAGGCAGAG tctcAGGGACAGGGCTATAAAGGTGTACATCGTGGCTCCACATGTTCTGTTTCAAATGATGAGTTTTCACCTCCTCCAGCATCTGAGTTAATGCCTGTGGTGACATGTATAGATGGCACTGACTTGGAGGAGGCACTAAGAGAGATCTCCAGAGAAATTTCCTCTGAGTTCTCCTGTGCCAGAGACACAGATCCTGGCACCAGCCCAG GCATTGACTTGGACTGGTCCAGTGATGTGAGGAGGAGAATTCAAGATGCCTCTTACATCCAGGAGCAGTATGTTCTCACTCGCTGCTCCCTTAGCAGCGAGCGGAGCCTGCAGACAAAGTCgcactcaaaaacacacacatcatccaACTCAGACTCTGCGGGTGGGGCTTTTCTGCCAGACCCTAACTCATCTGGTTCAGTGCTGGATACAGGGTCTCTACCTCAAGGCCTCGAGAAGATGCCCCCACCAGAACAGAGGTCATCCTTGTCTCGCTGGGCCGACACTGCATGGCAGCAAAACCTCTCAGCTGACACACctgacaaaccaacaaaaaaa AGTGGGCATCTGGATGGAGGTGAGGAGTCTCGTAAAAGGCAAAAAGCACTTGCACGTTCAACCATGGCAGCACGGAGCTTCTCATCTCCCCAGGGTGAGCTGGAGATGCATCGTCTGAGGAGAGCTCTGGAGAGGGTCTCCTTTGATCAGACGCTGGGAGGAAGGTTAGACGAAAGCGACTGTGAGACGAAGCCCCAGTCAAGACGCACCTTGTCGCGTAGAAGCCTCACTGACTCCA ATGGACTCTTGTTCCCCGCCTCTCCCATGGACTGGGATAGCTTCACAGATCCAGAGTACCTCTTCACTGCTGTTCCCCCAGATGATCCACCTCCAG GTTCAGCTAAGCGATACCGCATGAAGGCTATTCAGACCAGTAAGCACTGTAACATCATCTGCATGTACACAGCCTTCACTACCACTGATAGCAACCCCAACAAAGGATTGCAGGACAGCATGGATGCCGAAAACACAG aaatgCATTTGGAGTACAGGCAGAGTTCAGGTAGTCGCAGGCAGACGGCTTACTCTGTTGGTTTGGGCAGACAACGCGCCAGCAGAGACAGTGAAGAGATTGAGGACAACTGGAACATTACAG ACAGAGATGACACTCCTGCCTCACCCTGTAGCCTTACATCCTGGGATTCTA GTGTAGGGGGTGGTGCCTACTCTGCTACTTCCCCAGCAACAACGGCTGCCTCTTGCTCTCGTTCACAGCGATCCATAGAAAGCAAGTCAATGGAGAGCTTTTTTGGCACCAG GTTCCCATTGGGCAGGCTCAGGTCTTCTATTTCATCAGGGAAGCAGGTTCCTCTCAAGTCCCACTGTTTGTCTGCAGAGACTGAGAAACAACCTGAAGCTGAAGCTCCCGACTACCTGCCACTG GTGCATCTGCAGCTGGCATCAGGTGCTTTTCTTCTGACAGAGATTTACTCAGACTGTGTCCAGATCACTCTGGACCGCCTAAAGAGGGCTTCCCCCTACAGCCTTCATCGCCGCAGTCTCAGTCCACCTTTTCGTTGCACATCTCCAAGTGCTCCATCTTTATCCACCTCTGCCAAGCCCGTGGGTGCTCCCAGTCATCATGTGACCTTTTCTCCTTCGTCCTGCTCCCTCATCAAACCAATTGTACCTCCTTTCCACCACACTCCAGATGATACTCCCCTCATGCTAGAACCAAGGCTTCGCCGAAGACACCTGTCTGACCGGGACCCTGTCAGCTCTCCCCCTGATCTCCCCAGTTCAGAGGAGGGCTCCCTGGAGCTACCTATTGGCCTTTCTCACAGCCACGGCCAAGGAGATAGTGGACGTGGATCAGAGACAGATGTATGGGAAGGCTCTTCAGCTGAGCCAGCTGACCTCCAAGAGAGCTGCCTGCTGGCTCAAGAGGACCTGGAGGGTTCAAGCTGGGCCACAGCTGTGGCTCTAGCTTGGCTTGAGCACCGCTGTGCAGGCTATTTTATGGAGTGGGAGTTGGTAGCAGCGAAAGCAGATTTTTGGCTGCGATGTCAGGAGCTACCTGAGGGAATGGACCTGGCAGGGCTGAAAGGAGCTGCCAGACAGCTGTTCCTGCTCCTTCGCCACTGGGACGAGAACATTAAACTAAACATGCTGTGTTATAACCCCAATAATATGTAA